One window from the genome of Crassostrea angulata isolate pt1a10 chromosome 2, ASM2561291v2, whole genome shotgun sequence encodes:
- the LOC128173280 gene encoding uncharacterized protein LOC128173280 yields the protein MHFQKKIQTRLKNAKRQGKWFPDHFQHETVCMTRNDPEKPKNVENYFSYPSRRVQKPVPEENTEADSRPSITYLFWHAKHFEHFHYLYKLARDCENRVEKLKQSKDLANRMPEDVVIKIGIVGNFTKDSVKLISKRSGQSRVSEDQHIWKAHPLVCFLSGTPQQSSLSKKNVKNVLRHEKACHRILIQSDYCCDKTDEADDFIISVSQDKDQIEEIITSCIEEPLQHMLQKWSEDLKLDHLRGSASDVIAEIEAIRKKLVSNNSINTEVDPSLPNSSTKTVLPGNVKDYLFGRSDVNSFGLWSNSSFKVFVKRATNVKELKDELIMLNKDFFQKYQLDIEMKNWAEMQTMIKGDNVQSKDKATGINIKSGSEIPTMMQGNSIHSKDGVAGTLGGFITKTNNDQKVYALTCNHLFPVKNIPAFTRDFGEIGSCIFTSRDKGCDFAAIEINDSSLRFCDVAFRREDKKKINANVYSNNLQTGNIVHKIGTTTDVTNGIIVSPEFYLKVTDESTRENVFLVKGTAGKFSDEGDSGSLVFCRPNSIQQTYVDVVGMVYASDLTLRGDDDKDDAEDHTKTKSKLSEGSKEEGANNIEIYTRNKPRSGESGKPDKDNDTACSIYQDTCTKDISFCYRIHTAIDLFKENQGGNFEVKFKDDVSSSESED from the exons AtgcattttcaaaagaaaatacagACACGCTTGAAAAACGCAAAAAGACAG GGCAAATGGTTCCCTG ATCACTTTCAACACGAGACAGTATGTATGACTCGTAACGATCCAGAGAAACCCAAG AACGTAGAGAACTATTTTTCTTACCCTTCAAGACGTGTGCAAAAACCAGTACCTGAAGAAAACACAG AAGCAGATTCAAGGCCATCAATAACTTATTTATTCTGGCATGCAAAACACTTTGAGCATTTTCATTACCTTTACAAACTAGCCAGAGATTGCGAGAATCGCGTTGAAAAGCTGAAACAAAGCAAGGATCTGGCAAACCGAATGCCTGAAGATGTTGTCATCAAAATAGGAATAGTtggaaattttacaaaagaCAGTGTGAAACTTATATCGAAAAGATCAG GACAAAGTCGTGTGTCAGAAGACCAACACATATGGAAAGCTCATCCACTTGTTTGCTTTCTAAGCGGTACACCGCAACAATCATCTTTATCAAAG aaaaatgtaaaaaatgttctGCGTCATGAGAAAGCATGTCACAGGATCCTCATCCAATCTGACTATTGTTGTGATAAAACGGACGAAGCAGATGATTTTATTATCAGCGTAAGCCAAGACAAAGATCAAATCGAAGAAATCATCACCTCTTGCATAGAGGAACCGCTTCAACACATGCTACAAAAATGGTCGGAGGATCTTAAGCTTGATCATTTAAGGGGAAGTGCATCAGATGTCATTGCAGAAATAGAGGCTATTCGTAAAAAGTTGGTTTCTAATAATAGTATAAACACAGAAGTTGATCCCAGTTTACCTAATAGTAGTACGAAAACAGTTTTGCCTGGCAATGTGAAGGATTACTTGTTTGG AAGATCTGATGTCAACTCATTTGGTTTATGGAGTAATTCGTCATTCAAAGTATTTGTCAAAAGGGCGACTAATGTGAAAGAGCTAAAGGATGAGTTGATAATGCTAAATAAagatttctttcaaaaatatcaGCTAGatatagaaatgaaaaattggGCAGAGATGCAAACCATGATAAAAGGCGATAATGTCCAATCCAAAGATAAAGCGACAggaataaatataaaaagtggTTCAGAAATACCAACCATGATGCAAGGTAATTCGATTCATTCCAAAGATGGTGTTGCAGGAACCCTCGGAGGGTTTATTACTAAAACTAACAATGATCAAAAGGTGTATGCATTGACTTGCAACCATTTATTTCCGGTAAAAAATATACCTGCTTTCACTCGTGATTTCGGCGAAATCGGTTCCTGTATTTTCACTTCCAGGGACAAAGGGTGTGATTTTGCTGCTATTGAGATAAATGACAGTTCTTTAAGGTTCTGCGACGTGGCCTTCAGAAGAGAGGATAAAAAGAAGATCAATGCAAATGTTTATTCTAACAACCTACAAACTGGAAACATTGTACATAAAATAGGAACAACAACAGATGTGACCAATGGAATAATTGTCAGTCccgaattttatttaaaagtaacAGACGAATCCACTCGGGAAAATGTTTTCCTCGTGAAAGGTACAGCCGGAAAGTTTTCCGATGAAGGCGATAGTGGATCGCTAGTGTTTTGCAGACCAAATAGTATACAGCAAACCTATGTTGATGTCGTCGGTATGGTATATGCCAGTGACCTTACATTGCGCGGTGATGACGACAAAGACGATGCTGAAGATCATACCAAAACGAAGTCAAAATTATCTGAAGGGTCTAAGGAAGAGGGTGCTAATAACATTGAAATATATACGAGAAATAAACCAAGATCGGGCGAAAGCGGTAAGCCAGACAAAGACAATGATACAGCATGTAGTATTTACCAAGATACATGCACGAAggatatttcattttgttatcGGATACACACAGCTATTGACCTTTTTAAAGAGAATCAAGGTGGTaattttgaagtaaaatttaaagatgatGTGTCTTCGTCAGAATCCGAGGATTGA